In the Enterococcus rotai genome, ATCTTTTTGACGATCAAGAAAATTCTGTTTTTCCTCAGAAATAATGGCTAGGTCCACCCCTACCTCTTTAAGATCCGCTTGAATCGATTGAGCGATTGTTCCTTCTTGTGCATTTTGTGAATTATAGGAAAAAGTTAGTGCTAAAGGTTTATCATCCTTCATCCGTATTCCATTTTCCCCTACTTTCCATCCTGCTTCATCTAGTAATTGATTTGCTTTTTCCACGTTGTGATTATAGCTTTTTAATTCAATATCACAATAAGGAGCCGTTTTTGGCAATAGCGTATTTGCTTTGTCTTCTGAATTGTTTAGTACACCTTTAATAATATTCTCTTTGTTGACTGCGTAAGTTAACGCTTGTCTAACCTTTAATGAACTCAGATTTTCTCGTTTACTATTTAATAGTATTGCACGAGAGGCTACTGGTTGGCTAGATACGGCTGTAAAAGCAGCCTTGTCAGCTTTCATTGCGTTATAGGCATCCATATTTAATTGGTCGCCATCTGCACCATAAATAAGATCAATTTCTCCTTTTTTTAGAGCAAGTAATAATGCTTGTGAATCTGGAATTACTTTCCAATCCACCTCTGAAACTTTTGGTTTTTCACCCCAATAATCTTCATTCACTACAAAGTGCGCATATTGATTGTCCTTGTGCGTTTCCAGTTTATACGGCCCAGTTCCCACATAGCTTGACACACCCGTTTTAGATCCCCCCTCAATAAAACTTTTAGGCGAGATAAAACGAAATGGCCTAGTCAACCCGAGTTCAATCAAGGTTGGGTAATAGGGATGTTTTAAGGTTAATTTGAAAGTCTCATCATCTACTACTTGTGTCGACTCGATTTCATTCACCATATCTAACCAAGCATGACGTTCCTTATTAGCCAAAACTGCATCAAAATTTTGCTTCACAGCATCTGCATTGAATGCCGTACCATCCGTAAATTTCACATTAGTTTGTAAAGAAAAGGTATATTCTTTACCATCATCAGAAATAGCCCAGCTTTTTGCTAACGCAGGTTTGACTTTTCCCTCTTCATTTTTGGTCAATCCTTCGAAAACCATATTTTGCGCAGCCATTTCTCCGTTATATAAATGCGGATTAATATCTCGTATATCTTTTGTACTACCGTAATTTATTTGATTAGAAGATCGGCTCTCTTTTTTTGATGAATTACAGCCTGCTAAAATTAGTAGCATCATAGAGATAGTAAAAAAGAAGACTGGCATCCATTTTCTTTTCTTTGCCAACAACTCATCTCCTTTGCTATTTATTTTGTTGCTTCTATTAGGAATATAGGGGAAAACAAGAAATTAATTTTTTGAATATCACTTAGTAATTGATCATTCATATTCTCATGAATTGTAATAGATTGGAATCCACACTCTTTCAATACCTTCTTATCCCATATAGGACGGGTAATTTTTGATAAAGGCATTTCTTTAGCTAAGTCTTCCATCCAATCAATGTCTGTCCCTTCATAATAATCTTTAACAGCCATCTCTTGCGTCAATTCTCGATTTTTTTCATATTTCTCCCGAAGCGTTTCATCGTAAAGATATTTGTACCAATTTGAATCAAAATTTAGTAAGATTCCTCCTGGTTTTAATACTCGATACCATTCTTTATATGCTTCCTTTGGATTTTCTAGATTCCAAGTGACATTTCTTGTGACAATTGCATCGAAGTGTGCTGTATCAAATGTCAACTTATGGGCATCCATCAATGTCCATTCGATTTTTTCAACGAGATCACCCGCATTCAACTTTGCTTGAATCAACATTTCTTCTGTCATATCGATTGACGTCACTTCAAAGCCTTTTTCAGCAAGCAATATGGAGAGAAAACCAGGACCAGTACCTATATCAAGAATTTTTTTAACTGGGTTTTCGTTTGCATTAAAAGCACTAAGGATGACATTCTGCCATAATGCTTTTGGTTCTCCCAGTAATTCTTCATGATGCTGTTGTCCATAGGTTTCAGATCTCTTTGACCAGTAATCAATAATTTCATTTTTAAATGTCTTCTTAGCCATTTCCACACTAATTTCCCCTTTTTACTACATAACAGAACAATGCCTCGCCATTTCTTACTAAAAAGTTCGTAAAAAATCTTCATCTTGTCCATTAATTCTGGATGTAGTTGTCATTTTTACTAAGAATCAATTCAGGATAATGAAGCTGTTCTATTCGAAAATGATTGAGTGCTTGCATCAGGATATAGCGATTTTCTTCTCCACTTTTCCCCAGCGCTCGAAGCACAAAACCAGGTTTTTCTAAACTTGAAATGCCAAAATTGACAGTTGTTTCAATTTCATTTAATTTCTTTCTAATTGTTTCAATAACCTCTTTTGTACAAGAAGGACTGATAATTATCAACGTATTATAATTCAAGCCGTCTTCAAAATAACCTAGTGCAGACATATCATTTTTCAATGGCTCTGATAGTAAATGGTCATTGTAGATTAATTCTTCATCCATATATATACTTGTTTTCATCTGTAATTCAGCGTATTGAAACGGTTGCTCATCAGCAGACCAGCCCGCTGTTACACCATCCATTAAAATTAGCGTTGCATTTTCTTTCATCTGAACGTTTGTTTCTTGTTTGTAAATTGAATTTTTATAAGGAATTACTTCATCTGTTATATATTCAAATGTGCTATGTTCTTCTAAAACAAGCTGTGTTTTTTGTGTTGTTTGTATTTTATTATCACATTTGTATACGTAAGTTGGTGCTTGAGTTGTCACGATAGCATGCGCTTCTTTGGCTACCGTAACATCCAGTTCATATTTCTCTCCCTCAAGGAAACCCCCACCCGTACTAATAAAGAAGTAATATGGTGTTTTCTCATTCGCTAATGGAATATTCGAGGACACGCGAGAATTGCCCTCATGATAAATTCTAGACGCAATGGTTCGGTTATTACGATTGGT is a window encoding:
- the nikA gene encoding nickel ABC transporter substrate-binding protein, which translates into the protein MAKKRKWMPVFFFTISMMLLILAGCNSSKKESRSSNQINYGSTKDIRDINPHLYNGEMAAQNMVFEGLTKNEEGKVKPALAKSWAISDDGKEYTFSLQTNVKFTDGTAFNADAVKQNFDAVLANKERHAWLDMVNEIESTQVVDDETFKLTLKHPYYPTLIELGLTRPFRFISPKSFIEGGSKTGVSSYVGTGPYKLETHKDNQYAHFVVNEDYWGEKPKVSEVDWKVIPDSQALLLALKKGEIDLIYGADGDQLNMDAYNAMKADKAAFTAVSSQPVASRAILLNSKRENLSSLKVRQALTYAVNKENIIKGVLNNSEDKANTLLPKTAPYCDIELKSYNHNVEKANQLLDEAGWKVGENGIRMKDDKPLALTFSYNSQNAQEGTIAQSIQADLKEVGVDLAIISEEKQNFLDRQKDGEFDLQYSLSWGTPYDPQSYLSSWRIPAHGDYQAQLGLDKKAWLDDKITQVMIEPDEKQRQTDYSEILTYINEQCVYIPISYSKTKAIGKANLKNITFNDSQYEIPFEKMFFE
- a CDS encoding class I SAM-dependent methyltransferase, coding for MAKKTFKNEIIDYWSKRSETYGQQHHEELLGEPKALWQNVILSAFNANENPVKKILDIGTGPGFLSILLAEKGFEVTSIDMTEEMLIQAKLNAGDLVEKIEWTLMDAHKLTFDTAHFDAIVTRNVTWNLENPKEAYKEWYRVLKPGGILLNFDSNWYKYLYDETLREKYEKNRELTQEMAVKDYYEGTDIDWMEDLAKEMPLSKITRPIWDKKVLKECGFQSITIHENMNDQLLSDIQKINFLFSPIFLIEATK
- a CDS encoding urease accessory protein UreD — encoded protein: MRQDTDGLIEMAFTNRNNRTIASRIYHEGNSRVSSNIPLANEKTPYYFFISTGGGFLEGEKYELDVTVAKEAHAIVTTQAPTYVYKCDNKIQTTQKTQLVLEEHSTFEYITDEVIPYKNSIYKQETNVQMKENATLILMDGVTAGWSADEQPFQYAELQMKTSIYMDEELIYNDHLLSEPLKNDMSALGYFEDGLNYNTLIIISPSCTKEVIETIRKKLNEIETTVNFGISSLEKPGFVLRALGKSGEENRYILMQALNHFRIEQLHYPELILSKNDNYIQN